One genomic window of Monodelphis domestica isolate mMonDom1 chromosome 1, mMonDom1.pri, whole genome shotgun sequence includes the following:
- the FAM174B gene encoding membrane protein FAM174B isoform X1, with the protein MRALPFPVLLLFLLAAGVWASISFPSPKQQPQPQPPVPPEVSPRLGPDNATQLEGEGAVGGSANRSETLVTRISSLLRDLPTLKAAVIVACAFTSFLIACLLLRVFRSGKRIKKTRKYDIITTPAERVEMTPLNEEDEDEEDSTVFDVKYRYIYR; encoded by the exons ATGCGAGCACTGCCTTTCCCGGTGCTGCTCTTATTCCTGCTTGCTGCTGGAGTCTGGGCTAGcatatcctttccttctcccaagcAGCAGCCTCAGCCGCAGCCGCCGGTGCCGCCCGAGGTAAGCCCCAGGTTGGGGCCGGACAATGCCACCCAGCTGGAAGGAGAGGGGGCGGTGGGCGGCAGCGCCAATCGGAGCGAAACCTTGGTTACCCGCATCTCCAGTCTGCTCCGGGACCTGCCCACACTTAAGGCGGCTGTGATCGTGGCGTGCGCCTTCACCTCTTTCCTCATCGCCTGCCTGCTGCTCCGGGTATTCAG gtctggaaagagaataaagaaaacccGGAAATATGATATCATTACCACTCCAGCAGAGAGAGTAGAAATGACTCCTTTAAATgaagaggatgaggatgaggaggaCTCCACAGTTTTTGATGTCAAATACAGGTATATTTACAG
- the FAM174B gene encoding membrane protein FAM174B isoform X2 has translation MRALPFPVLLLFLLAAGVWASISFPSPKQQPQPQPPVPPEVSPRLGPDNATQLEGEGAVGGSANRSETLVTRISSLLRDLPTLKAAVIVACAFTSFLIACLLLRVFRSGKRIKKTRKYDIITTPAERVEMTPLNEEDEDEEDSTVFDVKYR, from the exons ATGCGAGCACTGCCTTTCCCGGTGCTGCTCTTATTCCTGCTTGCTGCTGGAGTCTGGGCTAGcatatcctttccttctcccaagcAGCAGCCTCAGCCGCAGCCGCCGGTGCCGCCCGAGGTAAGCCCCAGGTTGGGGCCGGACAATGCCACCCAGCTGGAAGGAGAGGGGGCGGTGGGCGGCAGCGCCAATCGGAGCGAAACCTTGGTTACCCGCATCTCCAGTCTGCTCCGGGACCTGCCCACACTTAAGGCGGCTGTGATCGTGGCGTGCGCCTTCACCTCTTTCCTCATCGCCTGCCTGCTGCTCCGGGTATTCAG gtctggaaagagaataaagaaaacccGGAAATATGATATCATTACCACTCCAGCAGAGAGAGTAGAAATGACTCCTTTAAATgaagaggatgaggatgaggaggaCTCCACAGTTTTTGATGTCAAATACAG